A region from the Vanacampus margaritifer isolate UIUO_Vmar chromosome 5, RoL_Vmar_1.0, whole genome shotgun sequence genome encodes:
- the LOC144052651 gene encoding retinol-binding protein 2-like — translation MPADYNGRWEMVSNENFEEVMKALDIDFATRKIAIHLHQTKVIVQNGDKFETKTLSTFRNYEVNFTVGVEFEEQTKALDNRKVMTLVTWDGDKLVCVQKGEKENRGWKHWIEGDLLHLELHVLDKVCHQVFKKAQ, via the exons ATGCCTGCAGACTACAATGGGCGGTGGGAGATGGTGAGCAATGAAAACTTTGAGGAGGTCATGAAAGCCCTTG ACATCGACTTTGCCACCAGAAAGATCGCCATCCATCTGCACCAGACTAAAGTCATCGTCCAGAACGGAGACAAGTTTGAAACAAAGACGCTGAGCACCTTCAGAAACTATGAGGTCAACTTTACCGTAGGGGTGGAGTTTGAGGAGCAGACGAAGGCTCTTGACAACCGAAAAGTCATG ACGCTGGTCACCTGGGACGGGGACAAGCTGGTGTGTGtacaaaagggggaaaaagaaaacCGTGGTTGGAAGCACTGGATCGAAGGAGATCTGCTACATCTG GAGCTCCATGTGCTGGACAAAGTCTGCCACCAAGTATTTAAGAAGGCCCAGTAA